A window of Borrelia sp. A-FGy1 contains these coding sequences:
- the pepD gene encoding beta-Ala-His dipeptidase has protein sequence MESIVIDYFRKISQIPRCSKNKEGISNYIKNEAEKFGYSFNEDSIGNIMVKIKANGIENMGPIILQAHTDMVCEKNEAVVHDFEKDPIHIIEDSGYFIASGTTLGADNGIGIAILLAIMSEANSFKHPEIELLFTVDEEIGLIGAVCLDPNLCSGNMLINLDGEEEGYFLIGCAGSCLVNINFIPKYRQKRKDVGVEILFTGLKGGHSGADIHVDLGNSLKLMFFALSELRSKMEFEVEYISGGDKSNSIPRESKALILIDPENYAFLEEELISFKLKVKEMCTLDCDFEIVINNVDSSGIVLENVDQDRFLNMGMAFLHGVQKVESYDKKLIRTSLNFASLLKTNNEYQFLFTIRSFSDIEKDYVLSHLIAISKLAGANFKIIYDYPSWNPNKDSKLLNHLKSVYRSMYLEDPKVIVIHAGLETGIISSKFGGIDSITIGPWIEAAHTPRERVNIESTIRVYNFLKVSLEKL, from the coding sequence ATGGAAAGTATTGTAATTGATTATTTTAGAAAAATATCTCAAATACCTAGATGTTCAAAAAATAAGGAGGGTATTAGTAATTATATTAAAAATGAGGCTGAAAAATTTGGATATTCTTTTAATGAAGACAGCATAGGTAATATCATGGTCAAGATTAAGGCTAATGGTATAGAAAATATGGGTCCTATTATTTTACAAGCCCACACAGATATGGTTTGTGAAAAAAATGAGGCAGTTGTTCATGACTTTGAAAAAGATCCTATACATATAATTGAAGATAGTGGATATTTTATTGCATCAGGTACTACTCTTGGCGCTGATAATGGCATTGGGATTGCCATACTGCTTGCTATTATGAGTGAGGCTAATAGTTTTAAGCATCCTGAGATAGAGCTTCTCTTTACTGTTGATGAAGAAATAGGTTTAATAGGTGCAGTTTGCCTTGATCCTAATTTATGTAGTGGAAATATGTTAATTAATCTTGATGGAGAGGAAGAGGGTTATTTTTTGATTGGATGTGCTGGTTCTTGTCTTGTTAATATTAACTTTATTCCAAAATATAGGCAAAAAAGGAAAGATGTAGGTGTTGAAATTTTATTTACAGGTCTTAAAGGAGGGCATTCTGGCGCAGATATTCATGTTGATTTGGGAAATTCTTTAAAATTGATGTTTTTTGCTTTAAGTGAACTTAGATCAAAGATGGAATTTGAGGTTGAATATATCTCTGGTGGAGACAAGAGTAATTCAATTCCTAGAGAATCAAAAGCCCTCATATTGATTGATCCTGAGAATTATGCTTTTTTAGAGGAAGAGTTAATCTCATTTAAGCTTAAAGTAAAGGAGATGTGTACCCTTGATTGTGATTTTGAGATTGTGATAAATAATGTAGATTCTTCTGGTATTGTATTGGAAAATGTGGATCAGGATAGGTTTTTAAATATGGGTATGGCATTTTTACATGGAGTTCAAAAGGTTGAAAGTTATGATAAGAAACTTATTAGGACTTCTCTAAATTTTGCTAGCCTGTTAAAAACAAATAATGAATATCAGTTTTTATTTACAATAAGGTCATTTTCTGATATTGAGAAAGATTATGTTTTGAGTCATTTAATAGCAATTAGTAAACTTGCAGGAGCTAATTTTAAAATAATATATGATTATCCTTCTTGGAATCCAAATAAAGATAGTAAGCTTTTAAATCATCTTAAGAGTGTATATAGAAGTATGTATTTAGAAGACCCTAAAGTTATTGTAATTCATGCTGGACTTGAGACTGGAATAATATCTTCAAAATTTGGTGGAATAGATTCAATTACAATTGGGCCTTGGATTGAAGCTGCTCATACGCCAAGAGAGAGAGTTAATATTGAATCAACTATTAGGGTCTATAATTTCTTAAAGGTGAGTTTGGAGAAGTTGTAA
- a CDS encoding glycoside hydrolase family 3 protein: MSDKELLGQMFMISYQGDIITNFALNFIKEKNLGGIKIFGWNAKSLNMLIESINKAQAMSQKNRFKIPLFIATDQEGGWTQHIKLTTSKTIGNLGITATLSPNDSYLTGYYIADELKRLGINLNFAPIVDIYTHEDNFTIGPRTYSNNPQVVALFALAFYKGQKQAGIISTAKHFPGHGNTVIDSHTKMPIINSNLDELLKNELLPYKVLIQENIPVIMSGHLAYPMLTNGKEIPASSSIKILKGILREKLKYNNLIITDDLLMNAVRHKNESIYDTIERIIRTETDILLISLNENIQINSYKRLLTLMQKDNEIKENIIKSNKRILRVKIEYLKEKKNKIEIYPSYKKAQEIPTNEAKSFFEQSTLRGITKIRIGKKISRHKKTLLISPYYQMISEGKKLFKNSSVYYYDYYPLNSINSNKIQEIKKLIEKHEQVIFNLSTPGSLKYIENLKEYRDKISTIVSLTPQHIKTLDWIKNIVIVYGTTKLAFKSGLLTLTEEFNPKGTIPLTNFKS, from the coding sequence ATGAGTGACAAAGAACTATTAGGACAAATGTTCATGATAAGCTATCAAGGTGATATAATAACAAACTTTGCTCTTAATTTTATTAAAGAAAAAAATCTGGGAGGAATAAAAATCTTTGGGTGGAATGCCAAAAGCTTAAACATGCTAATAGAGAGTATAAATAAAGCACAAGCAATGTCTCAAAAAAATAGATTCAAAATTCCCCTATTTATTGCTACAGACCAGGAAGGCGGTTGGACACAGCATATCAAACTAACAACATCAAAAACAATAGGAAACCTTGGCATCACAGCCACCCTCTCCCCAAACGATTCTTACCTAACAGGATATTACATAGCAGATGAATTAAAGCGTCTTGGTATAAATTTAAATTTCGCACCCATAGTAGACATCTATACTCATGAAGATAATTTCACAATAGGACCAAGAACATATTCTAATAACCCACAGGTAGTTGCTTTATTCGCTCTAGCCTTTTACAAGGGACAAAAACAAGCAGGAATAATTTCAACAGCAAAACACTTCCCAGGACATGGAAACACAGTTATTGATTCTCATACAAAAATGCCAATAATAAACTCAAATTTAGACGAGTTGCTAAAAAATGAACTACTGCCTTATAAAGTATTAATACAGGAAAACATTCCAGTAATCATGAGCGGACATCTAGCATATCCAATGCTTACAAACGGCAAAGAAATACCAGCATCATCATCAATTAAAATCTTAAAGGGGATACTTAGAGAAAAATTAAAATATAATAATTTAATTATAACAGATGATTTATTAATGAATGCTGTAAGGCATAAAAACGAAAGTATCTACGATACAATTGAAAGAATCATCCGAACCGAAACAGATATCTTATTAATATCATTAAATGAAAACATACAAATCAACTCTTATAAAAGGCTCTTAACTCTTATGCAAAAAGATAACGAAATAAAAGAAAATATCATTAAATCCAATAAAAGAATACTTAGAGTTAAAATAGAATACTTAAAAGAGAAAAAAAATAAAATAGAAATTTATCCAAGTTATAAAAAGGCACAAGAAATACCAACTAATGAAGCCAAAAGCTTTTTTGAGCAAAGTACATTAAGAGGAATAACAAAAATTAGAATAGGAAAAAAAATTTCAAGGCATAAAAAAACACTTTTAATATCGCCTTATTATCAAATGATTTCAGAAGGAAAAAAATTATTTAAAAACAGCTCTGTTTATTACTATGACTACTATCCTCTAAACAGTATTAATTCAAATAAAATTCAAGAAATTAAAAAATTAATTGAAAAACATGAACAAGTTATTTTTAATCTATCAACTCCTGGCAGTCTTAAATACATAGAAAATTTAAAAGAATATAGAGATAAAATAAGTACTATTGTATCCCTTACACCTCAACACATAAAAACTCTAGACTGGATAAAAAATATAGTAATAGTTTATGGAACAACAAAGTTGGCATTTAAATCAGGTTTATTAACCCTGACAGAAGAATTTAATCCTAAAGGAACAATCCCTTTAACAAATTTTAAATCTTAA
- a CDS encoding bifunctional oligoribonuclease/PAP phosphatase NrnA, with protein sequence MIVAIEFIRKYNNFIIIGHKDPDFDCIGSSLALSSFLSRIGKKAIMLNEGPFNRREIIPFKDKFLSKWPDIDSSEYAVIILDCSIFDRIGDEFVFYVKYMPMLVIDHHASGDKLDVPSYIDPLAPSTTFLIEKLVRQFGYDVTKEEAWYILVGFCTDTGFFRFISNSDPEPFEMIARLVSKGLNLKDIYSYIEAVKSLSSIDILRLMLNNLKSYFDGKVLITVLPFDSKKDINISGVNELFYTLLNNVENNEILVILKETEDGSILAGLRSRDYFDVGNLAKVFGGGGHKHASGFKIKMSSLSLLENQIISYIRECIKI encoded by the coding sequence ATGATAGTCGCTATTGAATTTATTAGAAAATATAATAATTTTATTATTATTGGACATAAAGACCCTGACTTTGATTGTATTGGCTCTTCTTTGGCCTTATCTTCTTTTTTATCTAGAATAGGCAAGAAAGCTATCATGCTTAATGAGGGACCCTTTAATAGAAGAGAAATAATTCCTTTTAAAGATAAATTTTTATCGAAGTGGCCTGATATTGATTCTTCAGAATATGCTGTAATTATTTTAGATTGTTCCATTTTTGATAGAATAGGAGATGAGTTTGTTTTTTATGTAAAATATATGCCTATGCTTGTTATTGATCATCATGCTTCGGGAGATAAGTTAGATGTTCCTAGTTATATTGACCCTTTAGCTCCTTCAACTACTTTTTTAATTGAGAAATTAGTTAGGCAATTTGGATATGATGTTACTAAAGAAGAAGCATGGTATATTTTAGTTGGGTTTTGTACAGATACAGGATTTTTTAGATTTATATCAAACAGTGATCCTGAGCCTTTTGAAATGATAGCTAGACTTGTTTCTAAGGGTTTAAATCTTAAGGATATTTATAGCTATATTGAGGCTGTCAAGAGCTTATCTTCAATAGATATCCTTAGGTTAATGTTGAATAATCTTAAATCTTATTTTGATGGAAAAGTTTTGATTACTGTTTTGCCTTTTGATTCTAAGAAAGATATTAATATTAGTGGCGTTAATGAGTTATTTTATACACTTCTTAATAATGTTGAAAATAATGAAATATTAGTTATTTTAAAAGAAACGGAAGATGGTTCTATTTTAGCAGGTCTTCGTTCTAGAGACTATTTTGATGTCGGCAATCTTGCTAAAGTGTTTGGAGGAGGTGGACATAAACATGCTAGTGGATTTAAAATTAAAATGAGCTCTTTAAGTCTTTTAGAAAATCAAATAATCTCATATATAAGGGAATGCATTAAGATTTAA
- the lon gene encoding endopeptidase La, translating into MKSILNLINVKKDDVPVIFLGRNVFFPNVILWTTFDDTFAIEAIYQSMLESRLILFAYVDNLKSNISGKIDLKNVYSVGTYTKVVQVIKVAKDLVKVLIECQDRVVIKSILKKNTYFRAKVDFISDEHKFNSKLFIYSRYLREVYETYKSYFSAKETGDSDENVNFLDNPSKLVDIVAFNVNLEYGVKLELLQELDIQIRIEKLIINLNIEIDLLILKKDIKSKVKDKLNKNQREYFLNEQIKEIQKRLGKEESDYVDRLNSKEIPEDIKSRIEKEISRLSFMNANLPDANIIRSYVELLLELPWNENTAMENSLVDIELILKNSHYGMNEAKDKIMNFLAVYHINSKVRAPVLCLVGPPGTGKTSIALSIANSLSRKFAKISLGGVRDEAEIRGHRRTYFGALPGVFINAIKVAGKSNPVILLDEIDKINNSYRGNPEAALLEVLDSEQNFKFIDHYLEIPYDLSNVLFIATANSLHGISKPLLDRMEIIKIEGYSYIEKLEIAKNFLIPSIVRESFLNKVYIKIEDDVVLHIIKKYTMESGVRNLKRVLTNLFRMVVRELLHVYTREDIIEGNFYFPSSLMHQNNSIFTHDPDIPGIYKIINMNNFHFYMDFEYSFNLIKVDSSGFVYGLAWTNYGGTILPVEAIKFEKKGDIILTGSLGAVMKESAQLAYSVVKTYSSKLNFDINESPEIHLHFPEGATPKDGPSAGITIATAIASILSNKKVPLDLAMTGEVTLKGSILPVGGIKEKILAAYRNGINKVIIPKDNKKDYVRLPEEIKDNMYVKYVSHLEEVFDYLNII; encoded by the coding sequence ATGAAATCAATTTTAAATCTAATTAATGTTAAGAAAGACGATGTTCCAGTTATTTTTTTAGGGCGAAATGTTTTTTTCCCAAATGTAATTTTATGGACTACTTTTGATGATACTTTTGCTATTGAAGCTATCTATCAGTCTATGTTAGAGAGTAGGTTGATTTTATTTGCTTATGTTGATAATTTAAAGTCTAATATTTCTGGAAAGATTGATTTAAAAAATGTGTATTCTGTTGGTACTTATACAAAAGTTGTTCAGGTTATAAAAGTTGCTAAAGATTTAGTAAAGGTTTTAATTGAATGTCAGGATAGAGTTGTTATAAAAAGTATTCTTAAGAAAAATACTTATTTTAGAGCAAAGGTTGATTTTATTTCTGATGAGCACAAATTTAATAGTAAGCTTTTTATTTATTCTAGGTATTTAAGAGAAGTTTATGAAACTTATAAATCCTATTTTTCTGCCAAAGAAACGGGGGATAGTGATGAGAATGTTAATTTTTTGGATAATCCTTCTAAACTTGTTGATATAGTAGCATTTAATGTTAATTTAGAGTATGGGGTAAAATTAGAACTTTTACAAGAGTTAGATATTCAGATTAGAATAGAAAAATTGATTATAAATTTAAATATTGAGATTGATCTTTTAATCCTTAAAAAGGATATTAAATCTAAAGTTAAAGATAAGCTTAATAAGAATCAAAGGGAATATTTTTTAAATGAGCAAATTAAGGAAATACAGAAAAGATTAGGGAAGGAAGAATCTGATTATGTTGATAGATTAAATTCTAAAGAAATCCCTGAAGATATCAAATCAAGAATTGAAAAAGAAATTTCTAGATTGTCATTCATGAACGCGAATTTACCAGATGCTAATATTATTAGAAGCTATGTTGAATTGTTGCTTGAACTGCCTTGGAATGAAAATACTGCTATGGAAAATTCTTTAGTTGATATTGAATTGATTTTGAAAAATTCTCACTATGGAATGAACGAAGCTAAAGATAAAATAATGAATTTTTTGGCTGTTTATCACATTAATTCTAAAGTTCGGGCACCTGTTTTATGCCTTGTAGGGCCTCCTGGTACTGGGAAGACTTCTATTGCGTTATCTATTGCTAATTCTCTTTCTAGGAAATTTGCAAAGATTTCTCTTGGTGGAGTTAGAGATGAAGCAGAAATTAGGGGACATAGAAGAACTTATTTTGGGGCTCTGCCAGGTGTTTTTATCAATGCAATTAAAGTGGCGGGTAAGTCTAATCCTGTAATTCTACTTGATGAAATAGATAAGATTAATAATTCTTATAGAGGAAATCCAGAGGCAGCACTTTTAGAAGTTTTAGATAGCGAGCAGAATTTCAAATTTATTGATCATTATTTGGAAATTCCTTATGATCTTTCTAATGTGTTATTTATAGCAACAGCTAATTCTCTTCATGGAATTTCTAAGCCTCTTCTTGATAGAATGGAAATCATTAAAATAGAAGGTTATTCTTATATTGAAAAACTAGAGATTGCAAAGAATTTTTTAATTCCGAGTATAGTTAGAGAAAGTTTTTTAAATAAAGTTTATATAAAAATAGAAGATGATGTTGTTTTGCACATAATCAAAAAATATACCATGGAATCTGGAGTTAGGAATTTGAAAAGGGTGCTTACCAATTTGTTTAGAATGGTTGTAAGAGAATTGCTTCATGTTTATACTAGAGAAGATATAATAGAGGGTAATTTTTATTTTCCTAGTTCCTTGATGCATCAAAATAATTCAATTTTTACTCATGATCCTGATATCCCTGGCATTTATAAAATAATTAACATGAATAATTTCCATTTTTATATGGATTTTGAGTATAGTTTTAATTTGATTAAGGTTGATTCTTCTGGTTTTGTTTATGGTCTTGCTTGGACAAATTATGGGGGCACTATACTTCCTGTTGAAGCTATTAAGTTTGAGAAGAAGGGAGATATTATTTTAACAGGTAGTCTTGGAGCTGTTATGAAAGAGAGCGCTCAACTTGCTTATTCTGTGGTAAAAACTTATTCCTCTAAACTTAATTTTGATATAAATGAAAGTCCTGAGATTCATTTACATTTCCCGGAAGGCGCTACGCCCAAAGATGGACCTTCTGCTGGAATTACTATAGCAACAGCAATAGCTTCTATATTATCTAATAAAAAAGTTCCTCTGGATCTTGCAATGACAGGGGAAGTTACTCTTAAGGGATCTATCCTTCCTGTAGGGGGTATTAAAGAAAAAATACTTGCAGCTTACAGAAATGGTATAAATAAGGTTATAATTCCAAAAGATAATAAAAAAGATTATGTTAGACTTCCTGAGGAGATTAAGGACAATATGTATGTTAAATATGTTTCTCATTTAGAAGAAGTTTTTGATTATTTAAATATTATTTAA
- the tig gene encoding trigger factor, whose amino-acid sequence MILSNRVKLLPDSKVEAVIKISKEFVKDKYNEFLKDYSSRLKIQGFRVGKVPFSIIEKKYSSNLKALTVQKIIHRSLEDFFKDAVYKPLSYATPQILGDKLDIDFDKDFEFTVLYEAYPEFENPDISNILIEMPEVIISDSDIEDELKLLQSKNSVIVDDKDSSVKKGSIVRVDFVEVDDSLMEILSTRRQDFVFTVCDSNNYYDFDEDIIGMKKDEERIVKKIYGEDYRFGELASSVKRLKITIKDIKRREVPELDDYFAKDINNSLNTLDELKDHIRTNMLKLVKEKEEDFKLSKLLFNISEKLNIEIPPSMFEVELNNALIKFSERDKISIDQLRSSLNEMKDKDNVFKNNVIKNLKSKLILQKMVDNDIEEVTDIDLEQELIRQACDAKIGLEEIHKFYEEKDLLKILKDEIKRKKVKDKILKNVKEIRLNKISFKDFIKNEIGG is encoded by the coding sequence GTGATATTAAGTAATAGGGTGAAATTACTCCCAGATTCTAAGGTGGAGGCTGTTATTAAAATTTCTAAAGAATTTGTTAAGGATAAGTATAACGAATTCTTGAAAGATTATTCTTCTAGACTTAAGATACAAGGTTTTAGAGTAGGGAAAGTTCCTTTTAGTATTATTGAGAAGAAATATTCTAGTAATTTAAAAGCTCTTACTGTGCAAAAAATTATACATAGATCTTTAGAAGATTTTTTCAAGGATGCTGTTTATAAGCCGCTAAGTTATGCTACTCCTCAGATACTAGGTGATAAATTAGATATAGATTTTGATAAGGATTTTGAATTTACTGTTTTGTATGAGGCTTATCCTGAATTTGAAAATCCGGATATTTCTAATATTTTGATAGAAATGCCAGAAGTCATTATTTCTGACTCTGATATTGAAGATGAACTTAAATTATTGCAGTCGAAAAATTCGGTTATTGTTGATGATAAGGATAGTAGTGTTAAGAAAGGTAGCATTGTTAGAGTGGATTTTGTTGAAGTTGATGATTCTTTGATGGAAATTTTATCAACTAGAAGGCAAGATTTTGTTTTTACTGTATGTGATTCTAATAATTATTATGATTTTGATGAAGATATTATTGGAATGAAAAAGGATGAAGAAAGGATAGTCAAGAAAATTTATGGAGAGGATTATAGGTTTGGGGAACTTGCTAGTTCTGTTAAAAGGTTAAAGATTACCATTAAAGATATTAAGAGACGAGAAGTTCCGGAACTTGATGATTATTTTGCAAAAGATATCAATAATAGTTTAAATACTTTAGATGAACTTAAAGATCATATAAGAACAAATATGTTAAAGCTTGTGAAGGAAAAGGAGGAAGATTTTAAGCTTTCAAAGTTATTGTTTAATATCTCAGAAAAATTAAACATAGAAATTCCTCCTTCCATGTTTGAAGTTGAACTTAATAATGCTTTGATCAAATTTTCAGAACGGGATAAGATTAGTATTGACCAATTAAGAAGTTCTTTAAATGAAATGAAAGATAAAGATAATGTTTTTAAAAACAATGTAATTAAAAATTTAAAGTCTAAGTTAATTTTACAAAAGATGGTGGACAATGATATAGAAGAAGTGACAGATATTGATTTAGAACAGGAGCTTATCAGACAGGCATGTGATGCAAAGATAGGCCTTGAAGAGATTCATAAATTTTATGAAGAAAAGGATTTGTTGAAAATTTTAAAAGACGAAATAAAGAGAAAAAAAGTTAAAGATAAGATTTTAAAAAATGTTAAGGAAATTAGGCTTAACAAAATTTCTTTTAAAGATTTTATTAAGAATGAAATAGGTGGATAA
- the rpsD gene encoding 30S ribosomal protein S4, with protein MNRKNIAKGKMVRRFGVNIFEQPKYDKLLKKKPHPPGMHGKSRKGKVTEYGKQLIEKQKVKFAYGVNERQLTNIFKEARRHHGVTGHNLLDLLERRIDNVVYRAGFAISRAHARQIVSHGIIILNGRRVTIPSITLRANDELQVKEKDNLKKLVRSNIEKTPSLRKLPNWIEVNVDTLRIKVIRHPVRDEIPTLANEQMVVEYYSKRA; from the coding sequence ATGAATAGGAAAAATATAGCTAAAGGCAAAATGGTAAGAAGATTTGGTGTTAATATATTTGAACAACCAAAGTACGATAAACTGCTAAAGAAGAAACCTCATCCACCTGGAATGCATGGAAAATCTAGAAAAGGTAAGGTTACTGAATATGGAAAGCAGTTAATAGAAAAACAAAAGGTAAAGTTTGCTTATGGTGTAAATGAAAGACAGCTTACTAATATCTTCAAAGAAGCGAGAAGACATCATGGAGTTACTGGTCACAATCTTTTAGACTTACTTGAAAGAAGAATTGATAATGTTGTGTACCGTGCTGGATTTGCTATTTCAAGAGCCCATGCAAGACAAATAGTTTCACATGGAATCATCATACTCAATGGAAGAAGAGTTACAATTCCATCTATTACTTTAAGAGCTAATGATGAGCTACAAGTCAAAGAAAAAGATAATTTAAAAAAATTAGTTAGGTCTAACATAGAAAAAACACCATCTCTTAGGAAACTCCCAAATTGGATAGAAGTGAACGTTGATACTCTAAGAATAAAGGTAATTCGACATCCAGTAAGAGATGAAATACCTACTCTTGCTAATGAGCAAATGGTCGTTGAATATTACTCTAAGAGAGCATAG
- a CDS encoding cation transporter, giving the protein MVRVINNKNINKYENLNLQNLEQDEFLVAYIENNFKVISYTKAKIKDKKIEVNDFYIDSNFKAEGIEKIVFNNLIYYGKKNKIEKISCKISEVKEELISLGFTNNNNIYKKDLTPEIRKDKFIMGIGLISVLAEVVSITSKLTVGILFNSFALIADAFHVLSDFILSTITYFSLKITNKPETIHYPYGYKKMENLISFIIGIIIIIAGFTIFLNSTGMNKIISLGGESGFHIHYHPNQSKDNINEHSHNYAHFHDHDHSHSHSSNHYQEDKNNILEIFSNKSFKKSIWIPLIPFIFFIVKIVEYLVKFQIGKRYNNYLLLALSSADKNCIFSHGGTTLSLLLANYVWTGFDKIISIFISFIIIKEGLHVILKNANKLLSKQDIDLKRDIKGTLKSVNINLKELNLSHEGNHLNLYAKLDLNHESDLKNLIQQIKTTKEIIKKQHKEIYEMYILI; this is encoded by the coding sequence ATGGTTAGGGTAATTAATAATAAAAATATTAATAAATATGAAAATTTAAATCTTCAAAATCTAGAACAAGACGAGTTCTTAGTAGCCTATATAGAAAATAATTTTAAAGTCATTTCATATACTAAAGCAAAAATAAAAGATAAAAAAATCGAAGTAAATGATTTTTATATCGATTCAAATTTTAAAGCAGAGGGAATAGAAAAAATAGTATTCAATAATTTAATTTATTATGGGAAAAAAAACAAAATAGAAAAAATTTCATGCAAAATTTCTGAAGTAAAAGAAGAGCTTATAAGTTTAGGATTTACAAATAACAATAACATATATAAAAAAGATTTAACACCTGAAATAAGAAAAGATAAATTTATAATGGGGATTGGACTTATCTCAGTATTGGCAGAAGTAGTATCAATTACATCTAAACTTACAGTGGGAATCCTTTTCAATTCATTCGCATTAATAGCAGATGCTTTCCACGTTTTATCAGATTTTATATTATCAACAATTACCTACTTTAGCCTAAAAATTACAAATAAACCAGAAACAATTCATTACCCTTACGGATATAAAAAGATGGAAAATCTAATATCATTTATTATAGGAATAATTATAATTATTGCAGGTTTTACAATATTTTTAAACTCAACAGGAATGAACAAAATAATTAGTCTTGGAGGCGAATCTGGATTCCATATTCATTATCATCCCAACCAATCTAAAGATAACATTAACGAACATAGTCATAATTACGCCCATTTTCATGACCATGATCATTCCCATTCTCATTCTAGCAATCATTATCAAGAAGATAAAAACAATATTCTCGAAATTTTTTCAAATAAATCTTTCAAAAAAAGCATTTGGATACCGTTAATACCCTTTATATTTTTCATAGTAAAAATAGTTGAATACTTAGTAAAATTTCAAATTGGGAAAAGATATAACAACTATTTACTTCTAGCATTATCATCAGCTGATAAAAACTGCATTTTCTCCCATGGAGGTACCACACTAAGCTTACTGCTTGCAAATTATGTATGGACAGGCTTTGACAAAATCATATCCATATTCATTAGTTTCATAATCATTAAAGAAGGACTACATGTAATACTAAAAAACGCTAATAAACTTCTCTCAAAACAAGATATAGATTTAAAAAGAGATATAAAAGGAACACTAAAAAGTGTTAACATAAATTTGAAAGAACTTAATTTATCTCACGAAGGCAATCATTTAAATCTTTATGCAAAATTAGACTTAAATCATGAAAGTGATTTAAAAAATTTAATACAACAAATAAAAACTACAAAAGAAATCATCAAAAAGCAACATAAAGAAATATACGAAATGTATATTTTAATATAA
- the cdd gene encoding cytidine deaminase produces the protein MENINHIKKAFQMAENARNNSYSPYSNFKVGACIKTKNNLFFQGSNVENASFGATSCAERGAIINMISSVGIQKIDFILLTTIPETIPCAICLQVMSEFFDENTKIIITNSVIFNSNQTISKTYILKDLLKVPFNKEEMSRISSNNKKTHFKPCV, from the coding sequence TTGGAAAATATTAATCATATTAAAAAAGCATTTCAAATGGCTGAAAATGCAAGGAACAATTCATATTCACCTTACTCAAATTTTAAAGTGGGAGCTTGTATAAAAACCAAAAATAATTTGTTTTTTCAAGGCTCAAATGTTGAAAATGCAAGCTTTGGTGCTACTTCCTGTGCAGAACGAGGTGCTATTATAAATATGATATCATCTGTTGGAATACAAAAAATAGATTTCATTTTACTTACAACAATTCCAGAAACTATTCCATGCGCTATATGCCTTCAAGTAATGTCAGAGTTCTTTGATGAAAATACTAAAATAATCATCACAAACTCTGTTATATTTAATTCTAATCAAACAATATCAAAAACTTATATACTAAAAGACTTACTTAAGGTTCCATTTAATAAAGAAGAGATGTCAAGAATTTCATCAAATAATAAAAAGACACATTTTAAGCCTTGTGTATAA
- the clpP gene encoding ATP-dependent Clp endopeptidase proteolytic subunit ClpP produces the protein MHTLVPTVVEHTGNYERVFDIYSRLLRDRIIFLSGEINDIKADTIIAQLLFLESESSNKDIYIYINSPGGSITSGLAIYDTMQYIKPDVRTICIGQAASMAAFLLAGGTLGKRESLSYSRIMIHQPWGGIGGQASDISIQANEIIRLKRLIIDIMSSKLGVSKKRLSIDIERDYFMTPSDALDYGIIDNILERN, from the coding sequence ATGCATACTTTGGTGCCTACTGTGGTAGAGCATACGGGGAATTATGAGAGAGTTTTTGATATATATTCAAGATTATTGAGGGATAGGATAATTTTTTTGAGTGGTGAGATTAATGATATTAAGGCAGATACAATTATTGCACAACTTCTTTTTTTAGAATCTGAGAGTTCTAACAAGGATATATATATTTATATAAATTCTCCAGGAGGTAGTATTACTTCAGGGCTTGCAATTTATGATACTATGCAATATATTAAACCAGATGTTAGGACTATTTGTATTGGTCAGGCAGCTTCAATGGCTGCATTTTTGCTTGCAGGAGGTACTTTGGGGAAGAGGGAATCATTGTCGTATTCAAGAATAATGATTCATCAACCTTGGGGTGGAATAGGGGGGCAAGCTAGTGACATTAGTATACAGGCAAATGAAATTATCAGGCTTAAGAGATTAATAATAGATATTATGTCTAGTAAGCTAGGGGTTTCTAAGAAAAGATTATCTATTGATATTGAAAGGGATTACTTTATGACACCAAGTGATGCTCTTGATTATGGGATTATTGATAATATTTTGGAGAGAAATTAA